GTCCAGTTGCAGGCCCACGGCTTCGCCGTTGAGACCGATGGTGTTGGGCACGCGGCCGATGGACACGATGAGCTTGTCCACTTCCAGCGTCTGGGCTTCGCCCTTGGCGTTGGTGTAGGCCACGCTCACGCTCTTCTTGCCGGTCTTGATCTCGCCGATCTTCACGCCCAGCTCGATCTTGAGGTTCTGCTTGTCGAACGCCTTCTTGGCTTCCTTGGCGATCTGCTCGTCCACCGCGCCCAGGAACGTGGGCAGCCCTTCCAGCACCGTCACTTCGGCGCCCAGCCGGCGCCAGACCGAACCCATTTCCAGGCCGATCACGCCGGCGCCGATCAGGCCCAGTTTCTTGGGTGTCTCGCCGATGCGCAGGGCACCGTCGTTGGAGAGGATGTGCTCTTCGTCGAACGGCACGCCGGGCAGCGCGCGGGCGTTGGAGCCCGTGGCCAGGACGATCTGCTTGCCGGTGATGGACTCTTCGGCAGCGCCGGCCACGCGGATTTCATAGCCACCGTCGGCGGCCTTCACGAACGAGCCACGGCCGTGGAAGAACGTGATCTTGTTCTTCTTGAACAGGTACAGGATGCCGTCGTTGTTCTGCTTCACCACGCTGTCCTTGCGGGCGATCATCTTGGCCACGTCCATGCGCACGTCCTTGACCTCGATGCCATGGTCGGCGAAGTGGTGGTTGGCCTGGTCGAAATGCTCGGACGACTGCAGCAGCGCCTTGGAGGGGATGCAGCCCACGTTGGTGCAAGTGCCGCCCGGTGCAGGGCCACCCTTGCCGTTCTTCCACTCGTCGATGCAGGCCACGTTGAAGCCCAGTTGCGCGGCCCGGATGGCAGCGATGTAGCCGCCGGGGCCGCCACCGATCACGATCACGTCGAATTGTTTGCTCATGTCAATCTCACTCAATCAGTTGAAGAAAGACCCACCGGCGGGCGCGGCCAACGGCCGGGCCACGCGGGCGGGTCCATCCAGGGGGATCAGATGTCGAACAGCAGGCGCGAAGGATCTTCCAGCGCTTCCTTCATGGCCACCAGGCCCAGCACGGCTTCACGGCCGTCGATGATGCGGTGGTCATACGACATGGCCAGGTAGTTCATCGGGCGGATGACGATCTGGCCGTTTTCCACCACGGCACGGTCCTTGGTGGCGTGCACGCCCAGGATGGCCGACTGCGGCGGGTTGATGATGGGGGTGGACAGCATGGAGCCGAACGTGCCGCCATTGGAGATCGAGAACGTGCCGCCGGTCATCTCTTCGATGCCCAGCTTGCCGTCCTTGGCCTTCTGGCCGAACTCGGCGATCTTCTTTTCGATGTCGGCGAACGTCATCTGGTCGGCATTGCGCAGGATGGGCACCACCAGGCCGCGGGGCGAGCCCACGGCGATGCCGATGTCGAAATAGCCGTGGTAGACGATGTCGTTGCCGTCGACCGAAGCGTTCAGCACCGGGTACTTCTTCAGGGCATGCACGGCCGCCTTCACGAAGAAGCTCATGAAGCCGATCTTCACGCCGTGTTCCTTGGTGAAGGCGTCCTGGAACTTCTTGCGCATGTCCATCACCGGGGCCATGTTCACTTCGTTGAACGTGGTCAGGATGGCATTGGTCGATTGCGACTGCAGCAGGCGCTCGGCCACGCGGGCGCGCAGGCGGCTCATGGGCACGCGCTGCTCGGGGCGGCCGCTCAGGTCTTCCTTGGCGGTGGGTGCAGCCACCTGCGGCAGCGCCTTGGTGGGCACGCCCGTGGGGATAGCGCTCGGTGCGGCCGCAGCGGCCTTGCCCGTGCCCGATGCCACGGCACCCAGCACGTCGCCCTTGGTCACGCGGCCATCCTTGCCCGTGCCGGCCACGGCCGAAACGGACAGGTTGTTGTCGGCCAGCAGCTTGGCGGCGGCAGGCATGGCCACGTCGCCCTTGGAGCCGCCCGCGGCAGCGGGGGCTGCAGCGGCTGGTGCGG
This region of Acidovorax sp. GBBC 1281 genomic DNA includes:
- the odhB gene encoding 2-oxoglutarate dehydrogenase complex dihydrolipoyllysine-residue succinyltransferase produces the protein MAIVEVKVPQLSESVAEATMLTWKKKAGEAVAVDEILIEIETDKVVLEVPAPSAGVLAEIVQGDGATVVADQLIAKIDTEGKAGAAAAPAAPAPAAATAPAPAAAAPAAAGGSKGDVAMPAAAKLLADNNLSVSAVAGTGKDGRVTKGDVLGAVASGTGKAAAAAPSAIPTGVPTKALPQVAAPTAKEDLSGRPEQRVPMSRLRARVAERLLQSQSTNAILTTFNEVNMAPVMDMRKKFQDAFTKEHGVKIGFMSFFVKAAVHALKKYPVLNASVDGNDIVYHGYFDIGIAVGSPRGLVVPILRNADQMTFADIEKKIAEFGQKAKDGKLGIEEMTGGTFSISNGGTFGSMLSTPIINPPQSAILGVHATKDRAVVENGQIVIRPMNYLAMSYDHRIIDGREAVLGLVAMKEALEDPSRLLFDI
- the lpdA gene encoding dihydrolipoyl dehydrogenase; translation: MSKQFDVIVIGGGPGGYIAAIRAAQLGFNVACIDEWKNGKGGPAPGGTCTNVGCIPSKALLQSSEHFDQANHHFADHGIEVKDVRMDVAKMIARKDSVVKQNNDGILYLFKKNKITFFHGRGSFVKAADGGYEIRVAGAAEESITGKQIVLATGSNARALPGVPFDEEHILSNDGALRIGETPKKLGLIGAGVIGLEMGSVWRRLGAEVTVLEGLPTFLGAVDEQIAKEAKKAFDKQNLKIELGVKIGEIKTGKKSVSVAYTNAKGEAQTLEVDKLIVSIGRVPNTIGLNGEAVGLQLDERGAIVVDADCKTNLPGVWAVGDVVRGPMLAHKAEEEGVAVAERIAGQHGHVNFNTIPWVIYTNPEIAWVGRTEQQLKADGVKYKAGTFPFLANGRARALGDTTGMVKFLADAATDEILGVHIVGPMASELIAEAVVAMEFKASAEDIARICHAHPSLSEATKEAALAVDKRTLNF